The DNA sequence GAATATTAATGAATTAGCCAATGCTGTTAAACCTGTTGTCTTACCAGGTGAAGAAATGGAAGTTAAGATTATTAAGAATGGTAAAGAAGCAGGTCAGGGAGTAGGCTATCTAGATGATGGAACCATGGTGGTCGTTGATGATGGTAAGAATCATATAGGAGATGAAATAGATGTCATGGTTACTAGTGTATTACAGACAGCTGCTGGAAGAATGATTTTTGCTAAGCCTAAAGCAGTTGAAAAAGCATTATAATTATAAGGTGGTTTTAGGTATTATGGAGTCAATAGTTGCTGTTATTCCCGCTGCTGGACAAGGTAGAAGGATGGGAAGTGATTTAAATAAGCAGTATCTTTCTTTAGCGGATAAACCTATTGTAGCTCATACTATTGAAAAGTTTCAAGAGTTTGAGCAAATAAAAGATATAATTGTTATAGCTAGAGAAGATGAGATTGCTTACTGTCAGCATGAAGTAATTGATAAGTATAAATTTGATAAAGTAAGTCAGGTAATTAAAGGTGGTCAAACTAGGCAAGAATCAGTTTATAATGGATTACAAGCTGTTGATTCTGCAGAGTATGTACTGATTCATGATGGAGCCCGGCCTTTGCTTACAAAAGAGCTTTTAGAATGTACTATTAGAGAGCTTAAAGATTATGGAGCTGTTGGAGTAGCTGTTCCAGTTAAAGATACAATCAAGATGATAGATAATGAAAAATTTGTAGATAAGACTCCTGATCGTTCTAAATTGTGGGCTATTCAAACTCCTCAAGCTTTTAGCTATAATCTGATTTTAGAAGCTTATGAAGAAGCTAAGAATGAAGGGTTTGTAGGGACTGATAGCTCTATGTTAGTAGAAAGATTAGGTAAGAAAGTTAAATTAATACATGGTAGTTATGAAAACTTGAAAGTAACAACCCCTGAGGATTTAATGATTGCTGAAACAATTATAAAGGGGAGAAGATAATGAGAGTTGGAATTGGATATGATGTTCATAGATTGGTCAATGGAGAAAAATTAATTTTAGGCGGAGTGAATATAGATCACGCTTTGGGTCTTAAAGGACATTCTGATGCGGATGTTTTGGTGCATGCAATTATGGATGCAATATTAGGAGCCATTGGAGCTGGAGATATTGGTAAGCATTTTCCGGATTCAGATTCTACTTATAAAGATATTTCTAGTTTAAGATTATTAAAAAAGGTCCAAGAATTACTATTAGAACAGGATTATGAGGTTAATAATTTAGATGCTACTATTATTGCTCAAGAGCCTAAATTAGCTCCTTATCTTGCTCAAATGAAAGAAAAAATTGCTAATGTATTGAATATATCAATAATAAGAATAAATCTTAAGGCAACTACAACAGAAGGTTTAGGGTTTACAGGGAATAAAGAAGGTATAGCTGTACAAGCTATAGTCAGTGTAGAATAAAAAGGAGGTAAGGTAGTTATGTTAGTTGAGGAATTAATGATTGAAGATGTAATTACAGCAAATGAAAATGCAACTGTTGCAGAAACTGAAAGGGTTATGAGTGTTCATAATATTGGACGTTTAATAATAGTGGATAACCTTGGAGAAGTAGTAGGGGTTATCACCAATAGTGATTTAGTAAAACAGCGTGATTTTGATTTAGAGGTTAAAGAAATTATGAGTACAGATC is a window from the Selenihalanaerobacter shriftii genome containing:
- the ispF gene encoding 2-C-methyl-D-erythritol 2,4-cyclodiphosphate synthase — protein: MRVGIGYDVHRLVNGEKLILGGVNIDHALGLKGHSDADVLVHAIMDAILGAIGAGDIGKHFPDSDSTYKDISSLRLLKKVQELLLEQDYEVNNLDATIIAQEPKLAPYLAQMKEKIANVLNISIIRINLKATTTEGLGFTGNKEGIAVQAIVSVE
- the ispD gene encoding 2-C-methyl-D-erythritol 4-phosphate cytidylyltransferase is translated as MESIVAVIPAAGQGRRMGSDLNKQYLSLADKPIVAHTIEKFQEFEQIKDIIVIAREDEIAYCQHEVIDKYKFDKVSQVIKGGQTRQESVYNGLQAVDSAEYVLIHDGARPLLTKELLECTIRELKDYGAVGVAVPVKDTIKMIDNEKFVDKTPDRSKLWAIQTPQAFSYNLILEAYEEAKNEGFVGTDSSMLVERLGKKVKLIHGSYENLKVTTPEDLMIAETIIKGRR